A region from the Sphingomonas flavescens genome encodes:
- a CDS encoding PilZ domain-containing protein has protein sequence MGAGVHPDIEHRSDLRSNVFLTAVLVSGEETRPVRVRNLSPGGAFLDGERIPPVGANVRLVRGSLAVAGNVAWQSEGHAGLRFDREIDVAAWVKRVGHPGQRKVDQAVDSLRHGQRLAAAPDTPTLVRISAELDGICERIAASPSMTVEVGEELVRLDALARALQQIACAAGGFTRS, from the coding sequence ATGGGGGCAGGCGTGCATCCGGATATCGAGCATCGAAGCGACCTTCGCTCAAACGTCTTCCTGACGGCCGTACTGGTCAGCGGCGAGGAAACGCGGCCTGTCCGCGTCCGCAACCTGTCGCCCGGTGGTGCCTTTCTGGACGGCGAAAGGATTCCGCCGGTCGGTGCGAATGTCCGGCTCGTGCGTGGCAGCCTGGCGGTCGCCGGTAATGTCGCGTGGCAATCGGAAGGTCATGCCGGCCTACGCTTCGATCGGGAGATCGATGTCGCCGCGTGGGTAAAGCGCGTTGGCCACCCCGGCCAGCGCAAGGTCGATCAGGCTGTTGACTCCCTGCGCCACGGTCAGCGGCTGGCTGCAGCTCCCGACACGCCGACGCTGGTACGGATCAGCGCCGAACTCGACGGGATTTGCGAGCGGATCGCTGCCTCTCCGTCCATGACCGTGGAAGTGGGCGAGGAACTCGTTCGGCTGGATGCCTTAGCCCGGGCATTGCAACAAATCGCGTGCGCCGCGGGAGGCTTCACGCGCTCGTAA
- a CDS encoding tetratricopeptide repeat protein, with amino-acid sequence MKSRLVKAILATAALGVMPSIALAQRQAPPSPEQRIDRLERQVQQMQRQLFPKGRPADTAGFNDDPAASQSSVVSLAQRLDSLERQMADLVRSSEENGNRLRNVEGGLTQLKTDQDQRIGAIEQRLAAGVPAAAPAEPGSTNSVAPAAPPPRKTTTSTSPKSTPTKPTTAAPATGGPAVPVADAAAADPGEDAYTAGFHQWEDGQYDQAIATLKAFTAAYPKHRRTSYANNLIGRALLDKGDARGAATALLANYRSNPGGERAPDSLYYLGQALMKLGQPGQACKAYAELDAVYGAKIRPDLKKLENDAKAQAQCN; translated from the coding sequence GTGAAATCTCGCCTTGTGAAGGCCATCCTGGCAACGGCCGCTCTTGGCGTCATGCCGTCGATTGCGCTCGCCCAGCGTCAAGCGCCGCCAAGTCCCGAGCAGCGCATCGACCGGCTCGAACGGCAGGTGCAGCAGATGCAGCGTCAGCTGTTTCCCAAAGGCCGCCCTGCCGACACGGCCGGGTTCAACGATGATCCCGCAGCCAGCCAATCGTCGGTGGTCTCGCTCGCGCAACGCCTGGACTCGCTCGAACGGCAGATGGCGGACCTCGTCCGTTCGTCCGAAGAGAATGGAAACCGGCTGCGCAACGTTGAGGGCGGGCTCACTCAGCTCAAGACGGATCAGGACCAGCGCATCGGCGCGATCGAGCAGCGTCTGGCGGCTGGGGTACCTGCGGCGGCGCCTGCCGAACCGGGCAGCACCAACTCCGTCGCTCCAGCCGCCCCGCCGCCGCGCAAGACCACCACCTCGACATCGCCCAAGTCAACGCCGACCAAGCCTACGACTGCTGCCCCGGCGACCGGCGGTCCCGCCGTTCCGGTTGCTGACGCGGCTGCGGCGGATCCCGGCGAGGACGCCTACACCGCCGGCTTCCACCAGTGGGAAGACGGTCAGTACGACCAGGCGATCGCCACGTTGAAGGCATTCACTGCCGCCTATCCGAAGCACCGCCGCACCAGCTACGCCAACAACCTGATCGGCCGCGCCCTGCTCGACAAGGGCGATGCCCGCGGCGCCGCGACGGCCCTTCTCGCCAACTACCGCAGCAATCCGGGTGGCGAGCGCGCCCCGGACAGCCTTTATTATCTCGGTCAGGCACTGATGAAGCTCGGCCAGCCGGGCCAGGCCTGCAAGGCCTACGCGGAGTTGGATGCCGTCTACGGCGCCAAGATCAGGCCCGACCTCAAGAAGCTCGAGAACGATGCCAAGGCGCAGGCGCAGTGCAATTGA
- a CDS encoding DUF3667 domain-containing protein: MAGVKMDGMDAVGDAVTGGLLARAVEPYAGEAGADGHTHEKACLNCGTALTGPFCSACGQKAHVHRSVRAFFQDLVAGMFNFEGKIWRTLPMLAWCPGLMTRRYIAGERARFISPVALYLFTVFLMFATLNFTGALGETNIGNPKERLRTAITEDQQQLARIETRRQEAAGRGESTAALDSRIAKKKADIAEEQKLLANGALAIADDSDANGAPEWLRPFIKNVKENPDMVSMKIQDAASKYSWMLIPLSVPFMWLLFPFSRRFNTYDHTVFVTYSLSFMMMLVIVAGLLVAIGWSGWAAMLFFVPPFHMYRHLKQTYQLGRASALLRTSALVTFAFIAAGLFAAATVAIGAM; the protein is encoded by the coding sequence ATGGCGGGGGTGAAGATGGACGGAATGGACGCGGTCGGCGATGCCGTGACAGGCGGGCTGCTTGCCCGCGCGGTCGAGCCATATGCCGGCGAGGCGGGCGCCGACGGTCACACCCACGAGAAAGCGTGCCTCAACTGCGGAACGGCGCTGACTGGCCCCTTCTGCTCGGCCTGCGGTCAAAAGGCGCACGTTCACCGCTCGGTGCGCGCCTTCTTCCAGGACCTCGTGGCGGGCATGTTCAATTTTGAGGGCAAAATCTGGCGTACGCTGCCGATGCTCGCCTGGTGCCCTGGCCTGATGACGCGCCGCTACATAGCCGGCGAGCGAGCGCGCTTCATCTCTCCGGTCGCGCTCTACCTCTTCACCGTCTTCCTGATGTTCGCGACCCTCAACTTCACGGGCGCACTCGGAGAAACCAATATCGGCAACCCGAAAGAGCGGCTGCGGACTGCCATCACTGAAGACCAGCAGCAGCTCGCCCGTATTGAGACGCGGCGACAGGAAGCTGCGGGGCGAGGGGAATCGACGGCCGCGCTCGACAGCCGGATCGCCAAGAAAAAGGCGGATATCGCAGAGGAACAGAAGCTCCTCGCCAATGGTGCGCTTGCCATCGCCGACGACAGTGATGCGAACGGCGCCCCCGAGTGGCTTCGGCCCTTCATCAAGAATGTGAAGGAGAACCCGGACATGGTCTCGATGAAGATCCAGGACGCAGCATCCAAGTATAGCTGGATGCTGATCCCGCTATCGGTGCCCTTTATGTGGCTGCTGTTCCCGTTCAGCCGCCGCTTCAACACCTACGACCACACGGTGTTCGTCACTTATTCCCTGTCATTCATGATGATGCTGGTGATCGTCGCCGGTTTGCTGGTCGCAATCGGATGGTCGGGATGGGCAGCGATGCTGTTCTTCGTGCCGCCCTTCCACATGTACCGGCACCTCAAGCAGACGTATCAGCTCGGCAGGGCAAGCGCGCTGCTGCGCACGTCGGCGCTGGTCACCTTCGCGTTCATCGCCGCTGGCCTCTTCGCCGCGGCGACCGTCGCGATCGGAGCAATGTAG
- the ftsH gene encoding ATP-dependent zinc metalloprotease FtsH codes for MNDKDKKPGNPWTKSLLIWAGVLLALVIFVQMIDGGSRTAAAGQAIPYSEFVRQVDEGNVRTVTIASPAGGGNSTIAGKMSSGEDFHTIAPGDANVSDKLIAKGVAVQVKAEEQSSIWLYMLYNSLPFLLILGISFFVMRQMQKNAGSGAMGFGKSRARMLTQKEGRVTFADVAGIDEAREELQEIVEYLKDPSKFARLGGKIPKGALLVGSPGTGKTLLARAIAGEAGVPFFTISGSDFVEMFVGVGASRVRDMFDQAKKSAPCIVFIDEIDAVGRHRGAGLGNGNDEREQTLNQLLVEMDGFEANDGIIIVAATNRPDVLDPALLRPGRFDRQVVVPRPDIDGREQILAVHMKKVPLAPDVDARVIARGTPGFSGADLANLVNEAALLAARKGKRLVAMSEFEEAKDKVMMGTERRSMVMTEDEKRMTAYHEAGHAIVALHEPASDPIHKATIIPRGRALGMVMRLPERDSYSYHRDKMYANLAVAMGGRVAEEVIFGYDKVSSGASSDIQYATTLARDMVTRWGMSDALGPLQYAEPEEEVFLGYSVNRSRQMSNETAQLIDKEIRDVVENGYNRAKHLLDEHRDQLEKLAQALLEYETLSGDEIKKVVEGESIDRGGSKGPAIPVAGSSIPKAKRPSAIGGPATAGA; via the coding sequence ATGAACGACAAAGACAAGAAGCCCGGCAACCCCTGGACCAAGAGCTTGCTCATCTGGGCAGGCGTCCTCCTCGCGCTGGTTATCTTCGTGCAAATGATCGACGGCGGCTCGCGCACGGCCGCGGCTGGGCAGGCCATTCCTTACTCCGAGTTCGTCCGTCAGGTCGATGAAGGCAATGTCCGGACGGTGACGATCGCCAGCCCGGCTGGTGGCGGCAACAGCACGATCGCCGGCAAGATGTCGAGCGGTGAAGATTTCCACACGATCGCGCCGGGCGATGCCAATGTTTCGGACAAGCTGATCGCCAAGGGCGTTGCGGTTCAGGTCAAGGCCGAGGAGCAATCCTCCATCTGGCTGTACATGCTCTATAATTCGCTGCCGTTCCTCCTCATCCTCGGCATCAGCTTTTTCGTGATGCGCCAGATGCAGAAGAACGCGGGCTCGGGCGCGATGGGTTTCGGCAAGAGCCGTGCCCGGATGCTGACGCAGAAGGAAGGCCGCGTGACCTTCGCCGACGTCGCCGGCATCGACGAAGCGCGCGAAGAGCTTCAGGAAATCGTCGAGTACCTCAAGGACCCAAGCAAGTTTGCGCGGCTCGGCGGCAAAATTCCCAAGGGCGCGCTGCTGGTCGGCTCGCCGGGTACCGGCAAGACCCTGCTCGCCCGCGCGATCGCGGGTGAGGCGGGCGTCCCGTTCTTCACCATTTCCGGTTCGGACTTCGTCGAGATGTTCGTCGGCGTCGGCGCCAGCCGCGTCCGCGACATGTTCGACCAGGCCAAGAAGTCGGCGCCATGCATCGTCTTCATCGACGAAATCGACGCCGTCGGCCGTCATCGCGGCGCCGGTCTCGGCAACGGCAACGACGAGCGCGAGCAGACTCTCAATCAGCTGCTGGTCGAAATGGACGGCTTCGAAGCGAACGACGGCATCATCATCGTCGCCGCGACCAACCGTCCGGACGTGCTCGACCCGGCGCTGCTGCGCCCGGGCCGCTTCGATCGCCAGGTGGTCGTCCCACGTCCCGACATCGACGGCCGCGAGCAGATCCTCGCCGTCCACATGAAGAAGGTGCCGCTGGCGCCCGACGTCGACGCGCGGGTCATCGCGCGCGGTACTCCGGGCTTCTCGGGTGCCGACCTCGCCAACCTCGTCAACGAGGCCGCGCTGCTCGCCGCCCGCAAGGGCAAGCGCCTCGTCGCGATGAGCGAGTTCGAAGAGGCCAAGGACAAGGTCATGATGGGTACCGAGCGCCGCTCGATGGTCATGACCGAGGACGAAAAGCGCATGACCGCCTATCACGAGGCCGGCCACGCGATCGTCGCGCTTCACGAGCCGGCGTCGGACCCGATCCACAAGGCGACCATCATCCCGCGCGGCCGCGCGCTCGGCATGGTCATGCGCCTGCCGGAACGCGACAGCTACAGCTACCATCGCGACAAAATGTACGCGAACCTTGCCGTCGCCATGGGCGGCCGTGTCGCCGAGGAAGTCATCTTCGGCTACGACAAGGTCTCTTCCGGCGCGTCTTCCGACATCCAGTACGCCACCACGCTCGCCCGCGACATGGTGACCCGCTGGGGCATGTCCGATGCGCTCGGCCCGCTGCAGTACGCCGAGCCGGAAGAGGAAGTTTTCTTGGGCTATTCGGTGAACCGCTCGCGCCAGATGTCGAACGAGACGGCGCAGCTGATCGACAAGGAAATCCGCGACGTCGTCGAGAACGGCTACAACCGCGCGAAGCACCTGCTCGACGAACACCGCGACCAGCTCGAAAAGCTCGCGCAGGCGCTGCTCGAATATGAGACGCTATCGGGTGACGAGATCAAGAAGGTGGTCGAAGGCGAAAGCATCGACCGCGGCGGCAGCAAGGGTCCCGCGATCCCCGTCGCCGGCTCCTCGATCCCGAAGGCCAAGCGCCCGTCGGCGATCGGCGGTCCCGCCACCGCCGGCGCTTAA
- the tilS gene encoding tRNA lysidine(34) synthetase TilS, whose product MLPAALVERFAKDLDAIAAPSFRLGLAISGGPDSLALLALAAAARPNTVEAATVDHGLRSEAAAEAAMVAALCDQISVPHATLNVRWRDPPATAIQERARRERYRLLGYWAEEQGLDAIVTGHHADDQAETLLMRLARGAGVRGLAGMRPHSVVPGAQVRLLRPLLTWRRSELEQVCATRQLTPADDPSNNDERFERVRIRKALAETDWLNPSAVARSASHLADADLGLDWAMRREWSQSVRESRGGITYRPGDAPAEIRRRIVARALRRLATEGDAESRGAEFDHLLEALAEGRAATLRGVRCQGGREWHFSAAAPRRT is encoded by the coding sequence ATGCTTCCCGCCGCCCTGGTCGAACGCTTCGCCAAAGATCTCGACGCCATCGCCGCGCCTAGCTTCCGCCTGGGCCTGGCGATTTCCGGCGGTCCGGACAGTCTCGCGCTTCTGGCGCTGGCCGCCGCCGCGCGACCGAACACTGTAGAAGCCGCGACCGTCGATCATGGACTGCGCTCCGAGGCGGCGGCTGAAGCGGCGATGGTCGCGGCCCTGTGCGATCAGATCAGCGTTCCCCATGCAACGTTGAACGTGCGTTGGCGCGATCCGCCGGCGACGGCAATCCAGGAGCGCGCCCGTCGTGAGCGCTACCGCCTGCTCGGCTACTGGGCCGAAGAGCAGGGGCTCGACGCCATTGTAACCGGGCACCATGCTGACGATCAGGCGGAAACACTGTTGATGCGGCTCGCCCGGGGAGCGGGAGTGCGCGGCCTGGCCGGGATGCGTCCGCACTCGGTCGTGCCGGGCGCGCAGGTGCGCCTCCTGCGCCCGCTGCTCACCTGGCGCAGATCCGAGCTCGAACAGGTCTGCGCGACGCGGCAGCTGACGCCCGCCGACGATCCCAGCAATAATGACGAGCGGTTCGAACGCGTGCGCATCCGTAAGGCGCTGGCCGAAACGGACTGGCTAAACCCCTCCGCCGTCGCGCGCTCCGCATCTCATTTGGCGGACGCCGATCTTGGTTTGGACTGGGCGATGCGCCGCGAATGGTCACAGTCGGTTAGGGAGAGCCGCGGTGGTATCACCTATCGCCCAGGCGATGCTCCTGCGGAAATCCGGCGACGCATCGTCGCTCGGGCTTTGCGGAGGCTGGCGACGGAAGGGGACGCAGAATCACGCGGCGCCGAGTTCGATCATCTCCTCGAAGCGCTTGCCGAAGGCCGGGCGGCGACCTTGCGCGGGGTCCGTTGTCAGGGCGGCCGCGAATGGCATTTCAGCGCCGCTGCGCCACGTCGCACCTGA
- a CDS encoding exopolysaccharide biosynthesis protein, whose product MNDASKIPGTQPLPLSKLLEHVIAHHGGERLTLSELSARLRDRAWGGLLLIFAAINILPLPPGATAVTGIPLLVLTAQLAAGRARPWFPRKLDQHGIGRETIARLIAKIEPIEHRIERILKPRLYSLTGHRGARVIGVISFLLSVILWLPIPLGNHAPALAMTLFALALIYRDGVMAILGAITSVVSVFLVSLTAAAAWMAAVAVWHRMF is encoded by the coding sequence ATGAACGACGCCAGCAAGATTCCCGGCACGCAGCCGTTGCCGCTGTCGAAGCTGCTGGAGCATGTCATTGCGCACCATGGCGGCGAGCGGCTGACGCTCAGCGAGCTGTCGGCGCGCCTGCGCGACCGCGCGTGGGGCGGACTGCTGCTCATCTTCGCCGCAATCAACATCCTGCCGCTGCCGCCGGGCGCGACGGCCGTCACCGGCATCCCCCTGCTGGTGCTGACCGCGCAGCTCGCTGCCGGCCGGGCCCGTCCGTGGTTTCCGCGCAAGCTCGACCAGCACGGCATTGGCCGCGAGACGATCGCCCGGCTGATCGCCAAGATCGAACCCATCGAGCATCGCATCGAGCGCATATTGAAACCGCGCCTCTATTCCCTGACCGGCCATCGCGGCGCGCGCGTCATCGGCGTCATCAGCTTTCTGCTGTCGGTGATCCTATGGCTGCCGATCCCGCTCGGCAATCACGCCCCCGCCCTGGCGATGACGCTGTTCGCGCTGGCGCTAATCTATCGCGACGGCGTGATGGCCATTCTTGGCGCCATCACCTCTGTCGTCAGCGTATTCCTCGTTTCCCTGACCGCGGCCGCCGCCTGGATGGCAGCGGTCGCGGTCTGGCACCGGATGTTCTGA
- a CDS encoding DUF885 domain-containing protein has translation MRISKFLLLAAASLTAPTALAVAQTAPAVAPVNAEDARLTAFLDGEFAQEVKMRPTLATRLGIKENQDKLDDNSDAAALRLLEWRRASVAKMKAQFDRAKLSPDAQANYDIWALELERAERSYKFRRFQPPFYSFLYSAHAQLPNFMINTHTVTDAQDMRNYNARLRAIPKVLDTAIAQSKTSDAAGIRAPKFQVERVISGSKAIITGAPFDSGKDSPLWADAKAKVAKLQSSGKVTEAEAQTLLADAKTGVLGLKPVYERIIAWEQSELPKAPSGRVGAISLPGGAEWYAAALKQNTTTNLTAEQIHQIGLKEVSRIEAAQDALAKTAGFADRNAFYADREKRFPPTPWTDALRDEYLRIANAAIAHTRTLLPNYFGLLPAYKVEVIREPAFSEVAGGAAHASGPSPDGTRPGRVYVHLLGKTEDPAAVYDLMCHEGIPGHVMQGDIQARQTGAPKFRRAYGYVAFSEGWALYTEALCKEMNAYPDVAADFMRLDAELFRASRLVVDTGIHAKGWTEEQAVDYLIKTGRQSPDGARSEVRRYITLPGQATGYKIGMLKIMELRQKAEKELGPKFDLKGFHDLLIGSGSQPLDVLETRVNTWIASRR, from the coding sequence ATGCGCATTTCGAAATTTCTGTTGCTCGCCGCCGCGAGCCTCACGGCTCCCACGGCGCTCGCTGTCGCCCAGACGGCTCCGGCCGTCGCCCCGGTCAATGCCGAGGACGCGCGACTGACTGCCTTTCTCGACGGTGAGTTCGCGCAGGAAGTGAAGATGCGCCCGACCCTGGCGACGCGCCTTGGCATCAAGGAAAACCAGGACAAGCTCGACGACAATAGCGACGCGGCGGCACTGCGTTTGCTCGAATGGCGCCGCGCCAGCGTTGCGAAGATGAAGGCGCAGTTCGACCGCGCCAAGTTGTCGCCGGACGCGCAGGCGAATTACGACATCTGGGCGCTGGAGCTGGAGCGGGCCGAGCGCAGCTACAAGTTCCGCCGCTTCCAGCCGCCCTTCTATTCCTTCCTCTATTCGGCACATGCCCAGCTGCCGAACTTCATGATCAACACGCACACGGTCACGGACGCGCAGGACATGCGCAATTACAACGCGCGGCTGCGGGCCATTCCGAAGGTGCTCGATACCGCAATTGCGCAGAGCAAGACCTCTGACGCGGCTGGCATTCGCGCGCCTAAGTTCCAGGTCGAGCGCGTGATTTCGGGCAGCAAGGCGATCATCACTGGCGCCCCGTTCGACAGCGGGAAGGACTCGCCGCTGTGGGCCGATGCGAAGGCAAAGGTCGCCAAGCTGCAGTCCTCGGGCAAGGTGACCGAGGCCGAGGCGCAGACCCTGCTCGCCGACGCGAAGACCGGCGTGCTGGGTCTGAAGCCGGTGTACGAGCGCATCATCGCCTGGGAGCAGTCGGAGCTACCGAAGGCGCCCAGCGGTCGGGTCGGCGCGATCTCACTGCCCGGCGGCGCCGAATGGTATGCGGCGGCGCTCAAGCAGAACACGACCACCAATCTGACCGCCGAGCAGATCCACCAGATCGGCCTGAAAGAGGTCTCGCGAATCGAGGCGGCGCAGGACGCGCTGGCCAAGACGGCCGGCTTCGCCGACCGCAACGCCTTCTATGCCGATCGCGAGAAGCGCTTCCCCCCGACGCCGTGGACCGATGCGCTGCGCGACGAATATCTCCGCATCGCCAACGCCGCGATCGCGCACACCCGCACGTTGCTGCCGAACTATTTCGGCCTGCTGCCTGCCTACAAGGTCGAAGTCATCCGCGAACCGGCGTTCAGCGAAGTGGCCGGCGGCGCGGCCCACGCGTCCGGCCCAAGTCCCGACGGCACGCGCCCAGGCCGCGTCTATGTGCACCTGCTCGGCAAAACCGAGGACCCGGCGGCGGTCTACGACCTGATGTGCCACGAAGGCATTCCGGGCCACGTAATGCAGGGCGACATCCAGGCCCGGCAGACCGGCGCGCCGAAGTTCCGCCGCGCCTACGGCTACGTCGCCTTCAGCGAAGGCTGGGCGCTATACACCGAGGCGCTCTGCAAGGAGATGAATGCCTATCCGGACGTCGCGGCCGACTTCATGCGCCTCGATGCCGAGCTGTTCCGGGCCTCGCGGCTGGTTGTCGACACCGGCATCCACGCCAAGGGTTGGACCGAGGAGCAGGCGGTCGATTATCTGATCAAGACCGGCCGCCAGTCACCGGACGGCGCACGATCGGAAGTCCGCCGCTACATCACGCTCCCGGGCCAGGCGACCGGCTACAAGATCGGCATGCTCAAGATCATGGAGCTGCGGCAAAAGGCGGAAAAGGAGCTGGGGCCGAAGTTCGACCTCAAGGGCTTCCACGACCTGTTGATCGGGTCCGGTTCCCAGCCGCTCGACGTGCTCGAGACCCGCGTGAACACCTGGATCGCTTCACGCCGCTAG